In one window of Miscanthus floridulus cultivar M001 chromosome 12, ASM1932011v1, whole genome shotgun sequence DNA:
- the LOC136495509 gene encoding uncharacterized protein — translation MVPGALVSSPAFPGGGEDASGPTIARPGAEANMSEARALGKRAISPVEELALAPRKALKVSTSSTAQWVVEAQAAIQRGAALARADPKEPVTQGEVTEAATKRAREEAPTSYEAEAHESDEAKVPSIAEATEGEAEAPRTSVAEATEAGVSRTTKAEVAEVGAPGTTEAEVAEASMGAVEPAAQEAETEVGQALVPPLVQDPSPSQGGAREVEVHSISSDDTSRGKEVADAEAASTMEQPAPTSSEGSSALVWV, via the exons ATGGTGCCCGGGGCATTGGTGAGCAGCCCGGCGTttccaggaggaggagaggacgcctcggggccgacgatcgcccgccccggggccgaggccaacaTGTCCGAGGCACGAGCATTAGGGAAGCGCGCTATCAGCCCA GTAGAAGAGCTCGCCCTGGcaccacgtaaggcgctcaaggtgagcaccagctccactgcccaatgggtggtggaggcacaagccgccatacagcgtggcgcggcgttggcgagggctgacccgaaggagccggtcacCCAAGGAGAGGTTACCGAGGCGGCCACGAAGCGAGCGAGGGAGGAGGCACCTACGTCCTATGAGGCCGAGGCCCACGAGTCAGATGAAGCCAAGGTGCCCTcaatcgctgaggccaccgagggcgaggccgaggcccctaggacctccgtggctgaggcgacggaggctggGGTGTCCAGGACCAccaaggccgaggtggcggaggtcGGAGCTCCTGGGACCactgaggccgaggtggcggaggctagCATGGGCGCGGTGGAGCCGGCGGCCCAGGAAGCAGAGACGGAGGTAGGGCAAGCTTTAGTACCGCCCCTGGTCCAAGATCCGTCGCCGTCACAGGGgggcgcccgggaggtggaggtccattcgatctcctccgacgatacttcccgagggaaggaggtggcggatgccgaggcggctagcaccatggagcagccagctccgacctctagcgagggaagctcggccctcgtctgGGTATAA
- the LOC136498192 gene encoding protein SRC2-like, whose translation MAYRELELTLLSAQELKSVNLITRMDVYAVVSISGDPLTRQCTAPDTYGGRNPCWDATFRFPVPPTAAAAAGASLHVLLRAERFFGDRDVGEVVVPLSDVLVGATGVGPQPPQVASYQVRKLHRWEPRGVLNVSYRLGPVVAPVVERATDKPAVSFEAAYAPVGVPGQPSHHQSSAVAYPAPARPAGRVAAEHDEAAQKKSPVVMAYPVGVPQQASHPPTKPDAYRPPTPTPTPAPAPRNGGSNGLGQAGPTHVYMGPHTQITFVGAPTTTAGPRTTSAAPRSTISPAGKNDEFMSVISPRTKEQQQAASSPVAAPSHRLDASPFSSGSSSFSSPLSPSSPCSSYSAHPSTATSPHPPADAEVTHGTNNTFRGAAIPSSSPTVPNHSRGAAVSSPLPWSSPLTPNPL comes from the coding sequence ATGGCGTACCGGGAGTTGGAGCTGACCCTCCTGTCAGCGCAGGAGCTGAAGAGCGTGAACCTGATCACGCGCATGGACGTGTACGCCGTGGTGAGCATCTCGGGCGACCCACTAACACGGCAGTGCACGGCGCCGGACACCTACGGCGGGCGGAACCCGTGCTGGGACGCGACGTTCCGGTTCCCGGTCCCCCCGACGGCGGCCGCCGCGGCCGGCGCGTCGCTCCACGTGCTGCTCCGCGCCGAGCGGTTCTTCGGCGACCGCGACGTGGGCGAGGTCGTCGTCCCGCTGTCCGACGTCCTCGTCGGCGCGACCGGCGTCGGCCCCCAGCCGCCGCAGGTCGCGTCGTACCAGGTCCGGAAGCTCCACCGGTGGGAGCCCCGCGGCGTGCTCAACGTGTCCTACCGCCTCGGCCCCGTCGTGGCCCCGGTGGTGGAGCGGGCCACGGACAAGCCGGCCGTCAGCTTCGAGGCCGCCTATGCTCCTGTGGGCGTGCCAGGGCAGCCGTCACATCATCAGTCCTCTGCCGTTGCGTACCCGGCGCCAGCTCGTCCGGCCGGCCGTGTCGCCGCCGAGCACGACGAGGCGGCTCAGAAGAAGTCACCCGTCGTCATGGCCTACCCGGTGGGCGTGCCGCAGCAGGCGTCGCATCCCCCGACGAAACCGGATGCGTACcggccgccgacgccgacgccgactccggctccggctccgaggAACGGAGGGAGCAACGGGCTGGGCCAGGCGGGCCCAACTCATGTCTATATGGGCCCCCATACTCAGATCACCTTCGTCGGTGCCCCTACCACCACCGCCGGTCCAAGGACGACGTCCGCCGCTCCTCGATCCACCATCAGCCCAGCAGGGAAGAATGATGAGTTCATGTCCGTCATCAGCCCGAGAACAAAGGAACAACAGCAGGCAGCGAGCAGTCCAGTTGCTGCACCCTCTCACCGCCTGGATGCTTCCCCGTTTTCCTCCGGCAGCTCCTCCTTCTCGTCACCGCTATCGCCTTCCTCCCCTTGCTCCTCCTACTCGGCTCACCCTTCCACCGCCACTTCTCCCCACCCGCCGGCCGACGCCGAGGTTACTCATGGCACCAACAATACTTTCCGTGGAGCAGCCATCCCTTCGTCCTCACCTACGGTACCTAACCACTCTCGCGGAGCAGCCGTCTCTTCACCATTGCCTTGGTCCTCCCCTCTGACACCTAACCCACTCTAG
- the LOC136497064 gene encoding peptidyl-prolyl cis-trans isomerase Pin1-like, producing MSVATGGEGETVRSSHILIKHQGSRRKASWKDPDGRIISATTRADAAARLLDLRNQILSGQANFADLAARHSDCSSARRGGDLGTFGRKQMQKPFEDATYALKVGELSEIVDTDSGVHIILRTA from the exons ATGTCGGTGGCGACGGGAGGAGAGGGGGAGACGGTGCGGTCATCGCacatcctcatcaagcaccaggGTTCCCGCCGCAAGGCCTCCTGGAAGGACCCCGACGGCCGTATCATCTCCGCCACCACGCGCGCCGATGCCGCCGCGCGCCTCCTTGACCTCCGCAACCAGATCCTCTCCGGCCAGGCCAACTTCGCCGACCTCGCCGCGCGCCACTCCGACTGCTCCTCCGCGCGACGCGGCGGGGACCTAG GTACCTTTGGGAGGAAGCAGATGCAGAAACCATTTGAGGATGCCACATATGCCCTCAAGGTTGGTGAGCTCAGCGAAATCGTGGACACTGACAGTGGGGTTCACATCATCCTGCGGACTGCCTGA